A genomic region of Ewingella sp. CoE-038-23 contains the following coding sequences:
- a CDS encoding histidine ABC transporter permease HisQ: MLYGYSQVIIQGTLVTLELAISSVLLAVVIGLIGAGGKLSKSRLISGIFGCYTTLIRGVPDLVLMLLIFYGLQIVLNSLTESLGMAQIDIDPLSAGIITLGFIYGAYFTETFRGAFMAVPRGQIEAATAFGFSGGQIFRRILFPAMMRFALPGIGNNWQVILKATALVSLLGLNDVVKATVLAGKGTYQPFYFAIVAGVIYLVFTTVSNGVLLWLERRYSLGVKRADL, encoded by the coding sequence ATGCTATATGGGTATTCCCAAGTCATCATTCAGGGCACTTTAGTTACGCTTGAGCTGGCGATCTCCTCAGTTCTGCTGGCGGTGGTTATCGGCCTTATCGGTGCCGGTGGCAAGCTCTCAAAAAGTCGTCTGATTTCCGGGATCTTCGGCTGCTATACCACGCTCATCCGCGGTGTGCCGGACTTGGTTCTGATGTTATTAATTTTCTACGGGTTACAAATCGTCCTCAACAGCCTGACGGAATCACTGGGCATGGCGCAGATTGATATCGATCCGCTCAGCGCCGGTATCATCACGCTCGGCTTTATCTATGGCGCTTACTTCACCGAAACCTTCCGTGGGGCCTTTATGGCCGTGCCGCGCGGGCAAATTGAAGCCGCCACCGCCTTTGGCTTCAGCGGCGGGCAGATTTTTCGCCGGATCCTGTTCCCCGCCATGATGCGCTTTGCCTTACCGGGCATTGGCAACAACTGGCAGGTTATCCTCAAGGCTACCGCGCTGGTTTCCCTGCTTGGCCTGAATGACGTGGTGAAAGCCACGGTGCTGGCGGGCAAGGGCACCTATCAACCTTTCTATTTCGCCATCGTTGCCGGGGTGATTTATCTGGTGTTTACCACGGTTTCTAACGGTGTGCTGCTCTGGCTGGAACGCCGCTATTCGCTGGGTGTGAAGAGGGCGGACCTATGA
- the argT gene encoding lysine/arginine/ornithine ABC transporter substrate-binding protein ArgT encodes MKKLFKVLPLVLVLASASSAFAAAPTAIKIGTDPTYAPFESKDSSGKLVGFDIDLANEMCKRAQIKCTYVESDFDALIPSLKAKKIDAIISSLSITEKRQLEIDFTEKLYAANARLIAPKGTKLVPTLDALKGKNVGVLQGSTQEAYANAEWQPKGVNVVAYQNQDLIYADLASGRLDAAFQDEVAGSEGFLKQAPGKNYVFAGPSVKDDKFFGVGTGMGLRKDDGELKAALNKAFDSMRKDGTYDKLAKKYFDFNVYGD; translated from the coding sequence ATGAAAAAGTTGTTCAAAGTTCTTCCTCTGGTTTTGGTTTTAGCCAGCGCAAGTAGCGCTTTCGCAGCTGCTCCGACAGCAATTAAGATCGGCACAGACCCGACTTATGCCCCGTTTGAATCCAAAGACTCTAGCGGCAAACTGGTTGGCTTCGACATCGATTTAGCCAATGAGATGTGTAAACGCGCACAAATCAAATGTACTTACGTAGAAAGCGATTTTGATGCGCTGATCCCGTCGCTGAAAGCGAAGAAAATCGACGCCATCATCTCTTCTCTGTCGATTACCGAAAAACGCCAACTGGAGATCGACTTCACCGAGAAACTCTACGCGGCTAACGCGCGTCTGATCGCGCCAAAAGGCACCAAGCTGGTTCCTACTCTGGACGCGCTGAAAGGCAAAAACGTCGGCGTGCTACAGGGTTCAACGCAGGAAGCCTATGCTAACGCCGAGTGGCAGCCAAAAGGCGTGAACGTGGTGGCTTACCAGAACCAAGACCTGATCTATGCAGACTTGGCTTCAGGCCGTCTTGACGCCGCATTCCAGGACGAAGTGGCGGGCAGCGAAGGCTTCCTGAAACAGGCTCCGGGCAAAAATTACGTGTTCGCTGGCCCATCAGTGAAAGATGACAAATTCTTTGGCGTGGGTACCGGTATGGGCCTGCGTAAAGACGATGGCGAACTGAAAGCCGCGTTGAACAAAGCCTTTGACTCAATGCGTAAAGACGGGACTTACGACAAACTGGCGAAGAAATACTTCGACTTCAACGTCTATGGTGACTAA
- a CDS encoding UbiX family flavin prenyltransferase has protein sequence MKRLIVGISGASGAIFGVRLLQVLQSVPEIETHLVMSNAARQTLTLETDLTLRDVQQLADVVHDSRDIAASISSGSFRTGGMVILPCSIKTLSGIVNGYTDGLLTRAADVVLKESRRLVLCVRETPLHLGHLRLMTQAAELGAVIMPPVPAFYHRPTSVDDIINQTVNRVIDQFDIELPEDLFVRWQGSR, from the coding sequence ATGAAACGACTTATTGTCGGCATTTCCGGCGCGAGTGGCGCAATTTTTGGTGTTCGACTTCTTCAGGTGCTGCAAAGCGTGCCGGAGATCGAAACCCATCTGGTGATGAGCAATGCCGCCCGCCAGACTTTAACGCTGGAAACCGATTTGACGCTGCGCGACGTGCAGCAACTGGCCGACGTCGTCCATGATTCCCGTGATATTGCCGCCAGCATCTCTTCTGGCTCATTTCGCACCGGGGGGATGGTTATCCTGCCGTGTTCGATCAAAACCCTGTCTGGCATCGTTAATGGCTATACCGACGGCCTGCTGACCCGCGCCGCCGACGTGGTGCTCAAAGAGAGCCGCCGTCTGGTGCTCTGCGTGCGAGAAACCCCGCTGCACCTTGGGCATTTACGCTTGATGACCCAAGCCGCCGAGCTTGGCGCGGTGATCATGCCGCCGGTGCCCGCATTTTATCATCGCCCAACCAGCGTCGATGACATCATCAATCAGACCGTGAATCGGGTCATTGATCAATTTGACATAGAGCTGCCGGAAGATCTTTTTGTTCGATGGCAGGGCAGTCGCTAG
- the purF gene encoding amidophosphoribosyltransferase → MCGIVGIAGFAPVNQSIYDALTVLQHRGQDAAGIVTIDANNNFRLRKANGLVRDVFEARHMQRLQGNMGIGHVRYPTAGSSSASEAQPFYVNSPFGITLAHNGNLTNAHELRSNLFEGQRRHVNTTSDSEILLNILASELDRFQHYPLEADNVFAAVSAMNLKIRGAYACVAMIIGHGMLAFRDPHGIRPLVIGKRTLEDGRNEYMVASESVALDTLGFEFLRDVAPGEAVYITEKGQLFTRLCAENPQYNPCLFEYVYFARPDSFIDKISVYSARVRMGEKLGAKIAREWEDLDIDVVIPIPETSCDIALEIARILDKPYRQGFVKNRYVGRTFIMPGQQERRKSVRRKLNANRAEFRDKNVLLVDDSIVRGTTSQQIVEMAREAGAKRVYLASAAPEIRFPNVYGIDMPSANELIAHGREVSEINQMIGADALIFQDLSDLIAAVKEDNVDIEQFECSVFDGVYVTKDVDQNYLEYLEALRNDDAQALRGQQEAENLEMHNEG, encoded by the coding sequence ATGTGCGGTATTGTCGGTATCGCCGGTTTTGCGCCGGTAAACCAGTCGATTTATGATGCGTTAACGGTGTTACAACACCGTGGGCAAGATGCTGCGGGCATCGTCACCATTGATGCTAATAACAACTTCCGTTTACGGAAAGCCAATGGTCTGGTGAGAGATGTATTCGAAGCACGCCATATGCAACGCTTGCAGGGCAACATGGGTATTGGGCATGTTCGCTACCCTACGGCTGGCAGTTCTAGCGCTTCGGAAGCTCAACCTTTCTACGTCAACTCACCGTTCGGCATCACTTTGGCCCACAATGGTAACCTGACCAACGCTCACGAATTGAGAAGTAACCTGTTCGAAGGCCAACGCCGCCACGTTAACACCACTTCTGATTCTGAAATTCTGCTCAATATTCTGGCCAGTGAACTCGACCGTTTCCAGCACTACCCGCTGGAAGCTGACAACGTGTTCGCTGCCGTATCCGCCATGAACCTGAAAATCCGCGGTGCTTATGCATGCGTCGCGATGATCATCGGTCACGGCATGCTGGCGTTCCGCGACCCGCACGGGATCCGCCCGCTGGTTATCGGTAAACGCACTCTGGAAGATGGCCGCAATGAGTACATGGTGGCATCGGAGAGCGTGGCGCTCGACACCTTAGGTTTTGAGTTCCTGCGCGACGTCGCGCCAGGCGAAGCGGTGTACATCACCGAGAAAGGCCAGCTGTTCACCCGCCTGTGTGCTGAAAACCCTCAGTACAACCCATGCCTGTTCGAATACGTCTATTTCGCGCGTCCGGACTCCTTCATCGACAAGATTTCCGTTTACAGCGCACGTGTTCGCATGGGCGAGAAGCTGGGCGCGAAAATTGCTCGTGAGTGGGAAGACTTGGATATCGACGTGGTCATTCCTATCCCGGAAACCTCTTGCGATATCGCGCTGGAAATCGCCCGTATCCTCGACAAGCCCTATCGTCAGGGCTTTGTGAAGAACCGTTACGTCGGCCGTACCTTTATCATGCCGGGCCAGCAGGAGCGCCGTAAGTCGGTGCGCCGCAAGCTCAACGCCAACCGCGCTGAGTTCCGCGATAAAAACGTGCTGCTGGTGGATGACTCCATCGTGCGTGGTACTACTTCTCAGCAAATCGTTGAGATGGCGCGCGAAGCCGGGGCGAAACGCGTTTATCTGGCCTCTGCGGCACCTGAGATTCGTTTCCCGAACGTTTACGGTATCGACATGCCAAGTGCCAACGAGCTGATTGCTCACGGTCGCGAAGTCAGTGAAATCAACCAGATGATTGGCGCCGACGCGTTAATCTTCCAGGACCTGAGCGACCTGATTGCGGCAGTGAAAGAAGATAACGTGGATATCGAGCAGTTCGAATGTTCCGTGTTTGACGGCGTTTACGTTACCAAAGACGTGGATCAGAACTACCTCGAATATCTCGAAGCCCTGCGCAACGACGACGCCCAGGCGTTACGCGGCCAGCAGGAAGCTGAAAATCTGGAAATGCACAACGAAGGCTAA
- the cvpA gene encoding colicin V production protein, with amino-acid sequence MVWIDYVIIAVIGFSALVSLIRGFVREALSLVTWACAFFVASHYYPYLAIYFTRFEDELVRNGIAIAILFIATLIVGAIVNYVIGSLVERTGLSGTDRVLGVCFGALRGVLIVSAMLFFLDTFTGFSQSEDWKQSQLIPQFSYIIRWFFDYLQSTSSFLPKHL; translated from the coding sequence ATGGTCTGGATTGATTACGTCATTATTGCGGTAATTGGGTTTTCTGCTTTAGTTAGCCTGATCCGGGGTTTTGTTCGCGAGGCCTTATCACTGGTAACCTGGGCTTGCGCCTTCTTCGTTGCCAGCCATTATTACCCCTATCTCGCCATCTATTTCACACGTTTCGAAGATGAATTAGTTCGAAACGGGATCGCAATTGCCATCTTGTTCATCGCGACGTTGATCGTAGGTGCAATTGTCAACTATGTGATTGGTTCACTGGTTGAGCGAACCGGGTTATCCGGCACAGACAGAGTGCTAGGCGTGTGTTTCGGCGCACTGCGTGGCGTACTGATTGTTTCCGCGATGCTGTTCTTCCTGGATACCTTTACCGGCTTTTCACAAAGTGAGGACTGGAAACAGTCTCAGTTGATCCCACAGTTCAGTTATATCATCAGGTGGTTCTTTGACTACCTGCAGAGCACGTCGAGTTTCTTGCCAAAACATCTCTAG
- the dedD gene encoding cell division protein DedD: MASKFQNRLVGTVILVALGVIILPGLLDGKKKHYEDEFASIPLVPKPGDAPEQGDVPPPVTQSLPAQPPEGASEAVKGQGNIASQPANSGQELPDDTDAQPDEPVVTPVTKRPEQPKVTQPTHQTQTKPKAIEPKPMVEAKPVEKPKPVEKPKPKPVETKPVEQPKAVEQPKAAEAPKAESKPQAEEKAPSGQAYIVQLGALKNAAKASEIVANLRLSGYRAYTVPSTPVQGQITRVFVGPDASKQKLEASLPQLNQISGLSGQVRSYSAGK; encoded by the coding sequence GTGGCTAGTAAGTTTCAAAATCGTCTGGTCGGAACGGTTATTTTGGTGGCGCTCGGCGTGATCATTTTGCCCGGCCTGCTCGATGGCAAGAAAAAGCATTATGAAGATGAATTTGCGTCCATTCCGCTGGTACCAAAGCCGGGTGACGCGCCGGAACAGGGGGACGTGCCGCCGCCGGTGACGCAATCTCTGCCAGCCCAGCCGCCGGAAGGCGCGAGCGAAGCCGTGAAGGGGCAGGGGAATATCGCCTCGCAGCCTGCTAATAGCGGTCAGGAACTGCCTGATGACACTGATGCCCAGCCGGACGAGCCGGTAGTCACGCCAGTCACCAAGCGCCCTGAGCAGCCGAAAGTGACGCAGCCGACGCATCAGACCCAAACCAAGCCGAAGGCCATTGAGCCGAAGCCAATGGTGGAAGCGAAACCGGTTGAGAAACCAAAGCCGGTCGAAAAGCCGAAACCAAAACCGGTTGAAACCAAACCGGTAGAGCAGCCGAAGGCGGTTGAGCAGCCAAAAGCGGCGGAAGCGCCGAAAGCTGAAAGCAAGCCGCAGGCGGAAGAGAAAGCGCCAAGCGGTCAGGCTTATATTGTCCAGCTCGGTGCGTTGAAGAATGCCGCCAAGGCCAGCGAGATTGTCGCTAACCTGCGCCTGTCGGGCTACCGCGCTTACACTGTGCCAAGCACGCCGGTGCAGGGGCAGATCACGCGCGTCTTCGTCGGGCCAGATGCTTCGAAGCAAAAACTCGAGGCTTCTCTGCCGCAGCTAAACCAGATCAGTGGGTTAAGCGGGCAGGTGCGCTCCTATAGCGCAGGCAAATAA
- the folC gene encoding bifunctional tetrahydrofolate synthase/dihydrofolate synthase — translation MQNLPIPQATSPLAAWLYYLENLHSQAIELGLKRVKAVAAKLDLLQPAPFVITVAGTNGKGTTCRTLEAILMAAGLRVGVYSSPHLVRYTERVRIQGEELPEQAHCQSFATLEAGRGDISLTYFEYGTVSALQLFKNAKLDVVILEVGLGGRLDATNIVDANVAVVTSIALDHTDWLGSDRESIGREKAGVFRGQTPAVVGEPDMPQSIADVAAEKGSQLYRVGENWRYAVQGDSWSWQATEGKTLANLPIPNVPLANAATALAALHFSALEIAEEAIRRGLQQAQLPGRFQTVSESPRLILDVAHNPHAAAYLAGRLSELPRNGGKVRAVVGMLHDKDIAGTLACLSPQIDFWYCAPLEGPRGASVEELSVHLTQAYQFTDVVSAWQQAMQDADSQDIVIVCGSFHTVAHVMAALDAGKTSG, via the coding sequence ATGCAGAATCTACCTATTCCCCAAGCCACGTCGCCTTTGGCCGCGTGGCTTTATTATCTCGAAAACCTCCATTCTCAAGCGATAGAGCTGGGTCTCAAGCGTGTCAAAGCGGTTGCCGCCAAGCTCGACTTGCTGCAACCCGCGCCTTTTGTCATCACCGTCGCTGGCACCAATGGCAAGGGCACCACCTGCCGCACGCTGGAAGCTATCTTAATGGCTGCGGGGTTGCGCGTTGGGGTCTACAGCTCTCCTCATTTGGTTCGCTACACCGAGCGGGTCAGAATTCAGGGCGAAGAGCTGCCAGAACAAGCACATTGCCAATCTTTTGCTACGCTTGAAGCCGGTCGAGGTGATATTTCTCTGACCTATTTCGAGTACGGCACCGTCTCTGCTTTGCAGCTGTTTAAGAATGCCAAACTGGACGTGGTTATTCTCGAAGTGGGTCTTGGCGGCCGTCTTGACGCCACCAATATCGTGGATGCCAATGTGGCTGTCGTAACCAGTATTGCGTTGGACCACACTGACTGGTTAGGGTCAGACCGCGAAAGTATTGGCCGTGAAAAAGCCGGCGTGTTCCGTGGTCAAACCCCCGCCGTGGTTGGCGAGCCGGATATGCCGCAGTCCATTGCTGACGTGGCCGCAGAGAAGGGTTCCCAGCTGTATCGCGTGGGTGAGAACTGGCGTTACGCCGTGCAAGGTGATAGCTGGAGCTGGCAGGCCACAGAGGGCAAGACGCTGGCGAATTTGCCAATTCCTAATGTTCCGCTCGCCAATGCCGCAACGGCGCTGGCGGCTTTGCATTTTAGTGCGTTAGAGATTGCCGAAGAGGCGATTCGCCGTGGTTTGCAGCAGGCGCAGTTGCCGGGGCGCTTTCAGACAGTGAGCGAGTCGCCGCGTCTGATTTTGGATGTCGCCCATAACCCACACGCCGCGGCTTATCTGGCCGGGCGTTTGTCCGAATTGCCACGCAACGGCGGGAAAGTGCGCGCGGTAGTCGGTATGCTGCATGATAAAGATATTGCGGGTACCCTGGCTTGCCTCTCGCCACAAATTGATTTTTGGTACTGCGCGCCGCTCGAAGGGCCGCGCGGTGCCAGTGTAGAAGAACTCTCTGTGCATCTGACGCAAGCGTATCAGTTCACGGATGTGGTTTCCGCCTGGCAGCAGGCGATGCAGGATGCTGATAGTCAGGATATTGTGATTGTCTGCGGATCATTTCATACCGTAGCGCACGTGATGGCTGCTTTAGACGCGGGGAAAACCAGTGGCTAG
- the accD gene encoding acetyl-CoA carboxylase, carboxyltransferase subunit beta has protein sequence MSWIERILNKSNVSQTRKASIPEGVWTKCDSCGQVLYRAELERNLMVCPKCDHHMRMSARMRLFTFMDEGSEVELGSELEPKDVLKFKDSKKYKDRLVAAQKETDEKDAMVVMKGTLYGMPIVVAAFEFAFMGGSMASVVGARFVRAVEQALEDNCPLVCFSASGGARMQEALMSLMQMAKTSAALAKLQERGLPYISVMTDPTMGGVSASLAMLGDINVAEPKALIGFAGPRVIEQTVREKLPPGFQRSEFLIEKGAIDMIVRRPDLRPKLGSVLAKLTGQPEPKVDVVQAAVSGNAADNHQDA, from the coding sequence ATGAGCTGGATTGAACGAATTCTTAATAAGAGCAACGTCTCGCAAACCCGTAAGGCAAGCATTCCTGAGGGTGTCTGGACTAAGTGTGACAGCTGCGGTCAGGTACTTTACCGCGCCGAGTTGGAACGCAATCTCATGGTTTGCCCAAAGTGCGACCATCACATGCGCATGTCTGCGCGTATGCGCCTCTTCACCTTTATGGATGAAGGCAGCGAGGTTGAATTAGGCAGCGAGCTTGAGCCTAAAGATGTTCTGAAGTTTAAAGATTCCAAAAAATATAAAGACCGTCTGGTTGCAGCGCAGAAAGAAACTGACGAAAAAGATGCCATGGTTGTCATGAAAGGCACCCTGTACGGCATGCCAATCGTCGTTGCTGCTTTTGAATTTGCCTTCATGGGCGGTTCAATGGCTTCTGTTGTTGGCGCACGTTTCGTTCGTGCGGTAGAGCAGGCGTTGGAAGATAATTGCCCGCTGGTCTGTTTCTCAGCCAGTGGCGGTGCGCGTATGCAAGAAGCGCTGATGTCCCTGATGCAGATGGCGAAAACCAGTGCTGCTCTGGCAAAATTACAGGAACGCGGCCTGCCGTACATTTCTGTAATGACTGACCCAACCATGGGTGGCGTGTCGGCGAGTCTGGCAATGCTGGGTGATATCAACGTGGCTGAGCCAAAAGCGCTGATCGGCTTTGCTGGCCCACGCGTTATCGAACAAACCGTTCGTGAAAAACTGCCGCCGGGCTTCCAGCGCAGTGAGTTCCTGATTGAGAAGGGCGCTATCGACATGATCGTTCGCCGTCCTGATCTGCGACCTAAATTGGGCAGCGTGCTGGCCAAATTAACCGGTCAACCTGAGCCTAAAGTGGACGTGGTTCAGGCGGCAGTCAGCGGCAACGCGGCTGACAACCATCAGGATGCCTGA
- a CDS encoding DedA family protein: protein MDFIHLVIDFILHIDVHLAELVAQYGVWVYGILFLILFCETGLVVTPFLPGDSLLFVAGALAALPGNDLNVHLMVFLMVVAAILGDAINYTIGRLFGERLFSNPNSKIFRRSYLDQTHKFYEKHGGKTIILARFVPIVRTFAPFVAGMGRMSYRHFAAYNVIGALVWVLLFTYAGYLFGNVPVVQENLKLLIVAIIVLSILPGVIEIWRHKRAAAKEKRQQG, encoded by the coding sequence ATGGATTTCATCCACCTTGTTATTGATTTCATTTTACATATCGATGTGCACTTGGCCGAGCTGGTTGCTCAGTATGGTGTTTGGGTCTACGGTATCCTGTTCCTGATCTTATTCTGTGAGACGGGGCTGGTGGTCACGCCGTTCCTGCCGGGCGATTCTTTACTGTTCGTGGCTGGCGCGCTGGCGGCCTTGCCGGGCAATGATCTGAATGTCCATCTGATGGTGTTCCTGATGGTGGTGGCGGCGATTCTGGGTGATGCGATTAACTATACGATTGGCCGCCTGTTTGGTGAACGTTTGTTCAGCAACCCGAATTCGAAGATTTTCCGTCGCAGTTATTTGGATCAAACACACAAGTTTTACGAGAAACATGGCGGCAAAACGATTATTCTTGCGCGCTTTGTCCCAATCGTACGAACTTTTGCACCCTTCGTTGCGGGTATGGGGCGCATGTCGTATCGCCACTTTGCGGCCTATAACGTGATTGGTGCGCTAGTTTGGGTGCTGTTATTTACCTATGCTGGCTACCTTTTCGGCAACGTGCCGGTGGTTCAGGAAAATCTGAAATTATTGATCGTGGCGATCATTGTGCTTTCGATTTTGCCGGGCGTGATCGAAATTTGGCGGCACAAACGTGCGGCAGCCAAGGAAAAGCGTCAGCAAGGCTAG
- the truA gene encoding tRNA pseudouridine(38-40) synthase TruA, with the protein MSELPAAPVAGRIALGIEYDGSAYYGWQRQQEAASVQACLEKALSRVADAPIVVFCAGRTDAGVSATGQVVHFETPVMRKEAAWTMGVNTHLPKNIAVRWMHEVPEDFHARFSATARRYRYVIYNHRYRSAILHSGITHVHMPLDVDKMQRAGQALLGENDFTSFRASQCQSRTPWRYMMHLNVARHGNYVVVDVKANAFVHHMVRNIVGSLIDIGAGIQPESWMGELLAAKDRNLAAATARAEGLYLVSVDYPEKFGLPKMNMGPLFLED; encoded by the coding sequence ATGTCTGAATTGCCTGCTGCGCCCGTTGCCGGACGCATTGCATTAGGAATTGAGTACGACGGTAGCGCCTATTATGGCTGGCAGCGCCAGCAAGAGGCGGCCAGCGTTCAGGCCTGTCTGGAAAAGGCCTTGAGCCGCGTGGCGGATGCGCCGATTGTGGTGTTTTGCGCGGGGCGTACTGACGCGGGCGTCAGCGCCACCGGGCAAGTGGTGCATTTCGAGACGCCGGTAATGCGTAAAGAGGCGGCGTGGACCATGGGGGTGAATACCCATTTGCCGAAAAACATCGCCGTGCGCTGGATGCACGAGGTGCCGGAGGATTTCCACGCGCGCTTTAGCGCCACCGCGCGCCGTTATCGTTACGTTATCTATAATCATCGCTACCGTTCGGCCATTCTGCACAGTGGAATCACCCATGTGCATATGCCGCTGGACGTCGACAAAATGCAGCGTGCCGGTCAGGCACTGTTGGGTGAGAATGACTTCACGTCGTTTCGCGCCTCCCAGTGTCAGTCGCGCACGCCGTGGCGTTACATGATGCACCTGAACGTCGCGCGCCACGGTAACTATGTGGTGGTGGATGTCAAAGCCAACGCCTTTGTTCACCACATGGTGCGCAATATCGTCGGCAGCTTGATTGATATCGGTGCCGGGATCCAGCCGGAAAGCTGGATGGGCGAGCTGTTAGCAGCCAAAGACCGCAATTTGGCGGCTGCCACCGCGCGTGCTGAGGGGTTGTACTTAGTCTCAGTGGATTACCCGGAGAAGTTTGGCTTACCCAAAATGAATATGGGGCCGCTGTTCTTAGAAGACTGA
- a CDS encoding aspartate-semialdehyde dehydrogenase, with product MSDGWNIALLGATGAVGDALLELLADRQFPVGELFPLASERSAGQTVRFNGKSLRVQNVAEFDWSQVQLAFFVAGHEASAQFAEEAANQGCLVIDSSGLFAMEHDIPLVVPGVNPDALAHYRNRNIVAVADSLTSQLLTAIKPLTDQAGLARLHVTSLLSVSALGKAAVDDLAGQSARLLNGIPAEEGIFSKQLAFNLLPLLNDEEGSVREERRLVDQVRKVLQNDGLPISVSCVQSPVFYGHAQVVHMEGLRPLSAEEARTELERIDDINLSEEDDFPTQVSDASGNANLSIGCLRNDYGIPEVVQFWSVADNVRFGGALMAVETAEKLIGEYWY from the coding sequence ATGTCTGATGGCTGGAATATTGCGCTGCTTGGCGCCACGGGCGCAGTCGGTGATGCGTTACTGGAGCTGCTGGCCGATCGCCAGTTCCCGGTTGGTGAACTCTTTCCGTTAGCCAGCGAACGCAGCGCGGGTCAAACCGTGCGCTTCAATGGCAAAAGCCTGCGCGTGCAAAACGTCGCCGAGTTCGACTGGTCGCAGGTGCAACTGGCTTTCTTTGTAGCCGGTCACGAAGCTTCTGCGCAGTTTGCCGAAGAAGCCGCCAATCAGGGCTGTCTGGTTATCGACAGCAGCGGCCTGTTTGCTATGGAACACGACATTCCGCTGGTGGTGCCGGGGGTTAACCCTGACGCGCTGGCGCACTATCGCAACCGCAACATCGTGGCGGTCGCCGATAGCCTGACCAGCCAGCTGTTAACCGCCATCAAGCCTTTAACCGATCAGGCTGGTTTGGCGCGTCTGCACGTGACTTCTCTGCTCTCGGTTTCTGCCTTGGGCAAAGCGGCGGTGGACGATTTGGCCGGGCAGAGCGCGCGCCTGCTCAACGGCATTCCTGCCGAAGAGGGCATTTTCAGCAAGCAGTTGGCTTTCAACCTGTTGCCGCTGTTGAATGACGAAGAGGGCAGCGTGCGCGAAGAGCGCCGTCTGGTTGACCAAGTGCGCAAAGTGTTGCAAAACGACGGCTTACCGATTTCTGTCAGCTGCGTGCAGTCGCCGGTGTTTTACGGCCACGCGCAGGTGGTGCATATGGAAGGCTTGCGCCCGCTGTCTGCCGAAGAAGCCCGCACCGAGCTTGAACGCATTGATGATATTAATCTGAGCGAAGAAGATGATTTCCCGACACAGGTCAGCGACGCCTCGGGCAACGCCAACCTGAGCATCGGCTGTCTGCGCAATGATTACGGTATTCCTGAAGTGGTGCAGTTCTGGTCTGTGGCTGACAACGTGCGCTTCGGCGGCGCGCTGATGGCGGTAGAAACTGCCGAGAAGCTGATTGGGGAGTATTGGTATTAA